One Streptomyces sp. B21-105 genomic region harbors:
- a CDS encoding antibiotic biosynthesis monooxygenase, whose protein sequence is MSGTDRTDRADRTGRAGRAAGTDTTDRDRSAGATAVIHQKVLPGLEREYESWQEDVNSAAAGYAGYLGVEVSPPTPVQPEWVVVYRFDSVAHLKAWIDSDTRQRLLDVGDEYLDGPGTQQVISGGTRPTDPLVTVMVTHRVDPAHVDEFLAWQRRLTREEEKFEGFRGTEIFQPVEGVQDDWTTLYRFDNAEHLDAWLTSSRRRQLLAEGEKFDDFRLRTVDHSFGSWFAFEGNGKGAAAPSETRTALAVWVGLYPTVVLLTLALSPLDMPLWLGLLVGNLLSSFLMSFLTMPYYVNRLLKRWLRPAPDEPATRTHLIGLGTVAVLTAFWVAVFYVITTQIWTLP, encoded by the coding sequence ATGAGCGGCACCGACCGCACCGACAGGGCCGACCGCACCGGCAGAGCCGGCAGGGCCGCCGGCACCGACACCACCGACCGCGACCGGAGCGCGGGAGCGACGGCGGTCATCCACCAGAAGGTACTCCCCGGACTCGAACGGGAGTACGAGTCATGGCAGGAGGACGTCAACTCCGCCGCCGCCGGCTACGCCGGGTACCTGGGCGTCGAGGTCTCCCCGCCGACCCCGGTACAGCCCGAGTGGGTCGTCGTCTACCGGTTCGACTCCGTGGCGCACCTCAAGGCGTGGATCGACAGCGACACGCGACAGCGCCTCCTGGACGTCGGCGACGAGTACCTGGACGGCCCCGGAACCCAGCAGGTGATCAGCGGCGGCACCCGTCCGACGGATCCGCTGGTGACCGTGATGGTCACCCACCGGGTCGACCCGGCCCACGTCGACGAGTTCCTCGCCTGGCAGCGCCGGCTGACCCGGGAGGAGGAGAAGTTCGAGGGGTTTCGCGGAACGGAGATCTTCCAGCCGGTCGAAGGAGTGCAGGACGACTGGACCACCCTGTACCGGTTCGACAACGCCGAGCACCTCGACGCCTGGCTGACGTCGAGCAGACGCCGGCAGCTCCTCGCCGAGGGGGAGAAGTTCGACGACTTCCGGCTGCGCACGGTCGACCACTCCTTCGGCAGCTGGTTCGCCTTCGAGGGGAACGGCAAGGGGGCGGCGGCGCCCTCCGAGACGCGGACGGCCCTCGCGGTCTGGGTCGGCCTGTATCCGACCGTGGTGCTGCTGACGCTCGCCCTGTCGCCGCTGGACATGCCGCTCTGGCTCGGGCTGCTGGTGGGCAACCTGCTGTCGAGCTTCCTGATGAGCTTCCTCACCATGCCGTACTACGTGAACCGGCTCCTCAAGCGCTGGCTGAGACCGGCCCCGGACGAGCCGGCGACCCGGACCCACCTCATCGGCCTCGGCACCGTCGCCGTCCTGACGGCGTTCTGGGTGGCCGTCTTCTACGTCATCACGACACAGATCTGGACACTACCCTGA